In Drosophila yakuba strain Tai18E2 chromosome 2R, Prin_Dyak_Tai18E2_2.1, whole genome shotgun sequence, a single genomic region encodes these proteins:
- the LOC6529249 gene encoding sodium/hydrogen exchanger 3 isoform X13: MSIRTEQDYDSATPALQQQMNLARRACWRIKSSSSESLFKNIVSAKTDTDTVPPPPSKDKNKTRIEPQTAPAKRNTSSNWRDMFSKRMLLICALVLILGISQAQARPNTIAVGVAPGKVSQDILNPVTQLNLRQSTPVDAVDVSLDPTPSVRLPRAEPLKSGDQDAGESHKMERYPLSSVDFARVKTPFIIGIWILSASIAKIGFHMTPKLHLIFPESCLLIVVGVVIGVVLYFCTDVAVSPLTPNTFFFYMLPPIILDAGYFMPNRLFFDNLGTILLMAVVGTIFNIATIGGSLYACGKMGIYGESETPGLMDVFLFASLISAVDPVAVLAVFEEIHVNEILYIVVFGESLLNDAVTVVMYHMMESYNEIGLDKIIAQDIASGVGSFFVVALGGTAIGIIWGFLTGLVTRFTDHVRVIEPIFIFVMAYLAYLNAEIFHMSGILAITFCGITMKNYVESNISQKSHTTVKYALKMLSSSAETIIFMFLGVATVNNMHVWNTWFVVLTIAFCSVFRVIGVILLSALANRFRLHKLSRVDQFVMSYGGLRGAVAFALVLLVDENVVKQKNMFVTTTIAVIYFTVFLQGITIKPLVKILNVKRANKRKPTMNERIHERFMDHLMAGIEDIVGKTGNYNVRDKFKRFDNRFIRPLLIRDLKGAEPKIIETYSKLTMRDAMEVMRRNPSTIGQMTGTESMSALFRNYTNNYIGGRWAPPTIYTTCPSLTNLDNTCSRNLDMAELDYNPSKKDLTDARIHHLLAEELKPYRRASIQMHRRLSYSRHAVDDRDLSTQVNYKMQMNFRRMFNDRKHHKRSKRGASNKEAKENVKQNHVSFHDFQQNGTTKQLTNEECQQNPNEINVVGPSDDWDDGLTFTAKSSPDSDRANNNSLIAHIQNLPGFDASKARIVVQHYAPRADDYPDTDLESPEQAIGPTAAELILPWRRDRSYQSIVAEHPIPEEDRNLSRESDGERRVATPTATESQLPWKRQGDECTDAVQQNEFPAWASNKEYLAYNSPSATFLGGINKPKQPKSVIGLFRRESSSSKAGSVGIGSTGAMDSAATGSDTMMVPMSSQPPNTPSSSMHNPRLDKRSQSISSSSLGAGAHQLGPEGHSGPFPITASHRRNVRRGSMLELSGLIATGRRPSRILQFSTGATNSLGSAMITSPSPPPPTTSTTTTTKPTSTSTTKNNTTNNSTDTTSASATNSTPTSPKSEDNATYTSHTKDTIPEESSYQHGHSKSLCEPADSDEWEGAPLSTAGGANSELLMRMSGREPLLPRPSNTPRAQIRRMNAGAVGGAGVSQAGRKNQVTKALLDYEDSETDSDENDDDEDEDFDSYDDENIVVTTFTTPASGRRSGSSPGSGSEANTATTTTTSIRLTRNNDESII; the protein is encoded by the exons ATGAGCATCCGCACGGAGCAGGATTACGACAGTGCCACTCCGGCGCTGCAACAGCAAATGAATTTGGCCCGAAGAGCCTGCTGGAGGATCAAATCCTCCAGCTCGGAATCCCTCTTCAAAAATATAGTTTCTGCaaaaacagatacagatacagtaccaccaccaccatcaaaagataaaaacaaaacgagaaTAGAGCCACAGACAGCGCCCGCGAAACGCAACACATCCTCCAACTGGCGGGATATGTTCAGCAAGAGGATGCTGCTTATTTGCGCCCTAGTCCTGATCCTTGGAATTTCCCAGGCCCAGGCCCGGCCCAACACGATTGCTGTGGGAGTAGCTCCGGGAAAGGTCAGCCAAGATATTCTAAATCCGGTCACCCAGCTAAAT CTGCGCCAGTCGACGCCCGTGGATGCGGTAGATGTGAGCCTGGATCCAACGCCATCGGTGAGGTTGCCACGTGCCGAGCCATTGAAATCCGGTGACCAGGATGCCGGCGAGAGCCACAAAATGGAGCGGTATCCCCTCTCCAGTGTGGACTTTGCTCGGGTAAAGACGCCGTTCATCATCGGAATCTGGATCCTGTCGGCTAGTATAGCTAAAATCG GTTTCCATATGACGCCCAAGCTGCATCTAATATTTCCGGAATCGTGCCTCCTAATTGTCGTGGGCGTGGTAATTGGCGTGGTGCTCTATTTCTGCACCGATGTTGCCGTCTCCCCGCTGACTCCCAATACCTTCTTCTTCTACATGCTGCCACCGATTATCCTGGACGCAGGCTACTTTATGCCCAATAGATTGTTCTTCGACAACCTGGGCACCATCCTGCTGATGGCGGTGGTCGGAACCATCTTCAACATAGCCACCATCG GTGGCTCGTTGTACGCCTGCGGAAAGATGGGAATTTACGGGGAAAGCGAGACTCCGGGTCTAATGGACGTGTTTCTATTTGCCTCACTGATATCTGCTGTGGATCCGGTGGCCGTTTTGGCCGTATTCGAGGAGATACATGTGAATGAGATCCTGTATATTGTCGTCTTTGGCGAGTCCTTGCTGAACGATGCTGTCACG GTTGTGATGTACCACATGATGGAGTCCTACAATGAGATAGGCTTAGACAAAATCATCGCCCAGGACATCGCCAGCGGCGTGGGTTCCTTTTTTGTGGTTGCACTGGGTGGCACTGCCATAG GCATCATCTGGGGCTTTCTCACTGGCTTAGTAACCCGATTCACCGATCACGTGCGTGTCATAGAAcccattttcatatttgtgaTGGCGTACTTGGCGTATCTTAATGCGGAAATATTCCACATGAGCGGCATTTTAGC CATCACTTTCTGTGGTATCACAATGAAAAACTATGTGGAATCGAATATTTCACAAAAGTCGCATACGACTGTTAAATATGCCTTAAAGATGTTATCCAGTTCGGCGGAGACCATTATATTTATGTTCCTAGGCGTGGCCACTGTGAACAACATGCACGTATGGAATACGTGGTTTGTGGTATTGACCATTGCCTTCTGTTCAGTTTTTCGTGTAATTG GTGTCATTTTGCTATCGGCCCTTGCCAATCGCTTCCGTCTGCACAAATTGTCCCGGGTGGATCAGTTTGTGATGTCGTACGGAGGATTGCGTGGTGCAGTGGCCTTTGCCCTAGTACTGTTAGTGGACGAGAATGTGGTCAAGCAGAAGAACATGTTTGTTACCACAACGATAGCTGTGATTTACTTTACTGTCTTCCTGCAAGGAATCACTATTAAGCCGCTGGTGAAAATCCTTAATGTGAAGCGCGCTAATAAACGCAAGCCAACCATGAACGAGCGAATTCATGAAAGG TTCATGGATCACTTGATGGCTGGAATTGAGGATATAGTGGGCAAAACGGGCAACTACAATGTGCGGGATAAGTTCAAGCGTTTCGACAATCGCTTCATTCGTCCGCTGCTGATCAGAGATCTTAAG GGAGCTGAGCCAAAGATCATCGAGACGTACTCCAAACTGACAATGCGCGATGCCATGGAAGTCATGAGGCGAAATCCATCCACTATTGGCCAGATGACGGGAACCGAGTCTATGAGCGCCCTTTTCCGGAATTATACCAATAACTATATTGGCGGCAGGTGGGCACCGCCAACAATATACACCACCTG TCCCAGTCTAACAAATCTAGACAATACTTGCTCACGTAATCTGGACATGGCTGAGCTGGATTATAATCCCTCTAAGAAGGATCTGACCGATGCCAGGATACATCATCTTTTGGCCGAAGAACTGAAGCCTTATAGAAGG GCCTCAATACAAATG CACCGTCGTCTTAGTTATAGCCGACACGCAGTAGATGACAGAGACTTGTCCACTCAG GTCAATTACAAGATGCAAATGAACTTCAGGCGCATGTTTAATGATCGAAAACATCACAAACGCAGCAAACGTGGTGCCAGCAACAAG GAGGCCAAGGAGAACGTTAAGCAGAATCACGTCTCTTTCCATGACTTTCAACAAAACGGCACCACTAAGCAGCTGACCAATG AAGAGTGCCAACAGAATCCCAACGAGATCAATGTTGTTGGCCCGAGCGACGATTGGGATGATGGCCTGACGTTCACCGCCAAATCATCAC CTGACTCGGACCGTGCCAATAACAATTCCCTGATAGCCCACATCCAAAACCTGCCGGGTTTCGATGCCTCCAAGGCCCGTATCGTCGTCCAGCACTATGCGCCCAGGGCCGACGACTATCCGGACACAGATCTAGAGTCCCCGGAACAGGCCATTGGGCCCACGGCCGCCGAATTGATATTGCCGTGGCGGCGGGATCGTTCATACCAGAGCATTG TGGCCGAACATCCCATTCCCGAGGAGGATCGTAATCTGTCCCGCGAATCCGACGGAGAAAGGCgtgtggccacgcccaccgccacGGAATCCCAGTTGCCTTGGAAACGGCAGGGTGACGAATGCAcggatgcagtgcagcagaACGAGTTCCCCGCTTGGGCCTCCAACAAGGAGTACTTGGCCTACAATTCCCCCAGTGCAACATTCCTAG GTGGTATAAACAAGCCTAAACAGCCAAAGTCCGTCATAGGTCTCTTCCGACGTGAGAGTTCTAGCTCGAAGGCCGGGAGCGTTGGCATCGGCAGCACAGGAGCCATGGACTCTGCCGCCACTGGCTCCGACACGATGATGGTGCCCATGTCCAGCCAGCCGCCCAACACTCCATCGTCGTCCATGCACAATCCGCGGCTGGACAAGCGCTCCCAGTCGATTTCGTCCAGTTCTCTGGGCGCTGGAGCGCATCAGCTAGGTCCGGAGGGTCATTCCGGCCCATTTCCGATTACGGCCAGTCACCGGCGGAACGTACGCAGGGGCTCCATGCTTGAGCTAAGCGG ACTCATTGCAACTGGACGAAGGCCCAGTAGAATTTTGCAATTTAGTACGGGAGCAACTAATTCACTAGGGTCAGCCATGATTACAAGCCCTTCTCCTCCACCTCCTACTActtcaacaacaacaactacaaaacCTACAAGCACATCAACAACCAAGaacaacaccaccaacaattCAACAGATACAACATCAGCAAGCGCGACGAACTCGACGCCAACCTCTCCGAAATCGGAGGACAACGCTACATATACGTCCCATACAAA AGACACAATACCAGAGGAGTCGTCGTACCAGCATGGACACTCCAAGTCCTTGTGTGAGCCGGCGGACTCGGATGAATGGGAGGGAGCACCATTGTCCACAGCTGGTGGAGCGAACAGTGAGCTTTTAATGCGAATGAGCGGCAGGGAACCgctcctgccacgcccatccaACACGCCTCGTGCCCAGATCCGTCGCATGAACGCCGGTGCGGTGGGCGGGGCTGGCGTGAGTCAAGCGGGCCGGAAAAACCAGGTGACCAAGGCGCTGTTGGACTACGAGGATTCCGAAACCGACTCCGATGagaatgatgatgatgaggacgaggacTTTGATTCCTACGATGACGAAAACATTGTGGTCACCACTTTTACAACACCGGCCTCGGGCAGAAGATCGGGATCTAGTCCAGGATCCGGATCAGAAGCCAACACCGCCACTACCACCACGACTAGCATTAGGCTTACCCGCAACAACGACGAAAGCATCATTTGA
- the LOC6529249 gene encoding uncharacterized protein LOC6529249 isoform X4: MSIRTEQDYDSATPALQQQMNLARRACWRIKSSSSESLFKNIVSAKTDTDTVPPPPSKDKNKTRIEPQTAPAKRNTSSNWRDMFSKRMLLICALVLILGISQAQARPNTIAVGVAPGKVSQDILNPVTQLNLRQSTPVDAVDVSLDPTPSVRLPRAEPLKSGDQDAGESHKMERYPLSSVDFARVKTPFIIGIWILSASIAKIGFHMTPKLHLIFPESCLLIVVGVVIGVVLYFCTDVAVSPLTPNTFFFYMLPPIILDAGYFMPNRLFFDNLGTILLMAVVGTIFNIATIGGSLYACGKMGIYGESETPGLMDVFLFASLISAVDPVAVLAVFEEIHVNEILYIVVFGESLLNDAVTVVMYHMMESYNEIGLDKIIAQDIASGVGSFFVVALGGTAIGIIWGFLTGLVTRFTDHVRVIEPIFIFVMAYLAYLNAEIFHMSGILAITFCGITMKNYVESNISQKSHTTVKYALKMLSSSAETIIFMFLGVATVNNMHVWNTWFVVLTIAFCSVFRVIGVILLSALANRFRLHKLSRVDQFVMSYGGLRGAVAFALVLLVDENVVKQKNMFVTTTIAVIYFTVFLQGITIKPLVKILNVKRANKRKPTMNERIHERFMDHLMAGIEDIVGKTGNYNVRDKFKRFDNRFIRPLLIRDLKGAEPKIIETYSKLTMRDAMEVMRRNPSTIGQMTGTESMSALFRNYTNNYIGGSPSLTNLDNTCSRNLDMAELDYNPSKKDLTDARIHHLLAEELKPYRRASIQMHRRLSYSRHAVDDRDLSTQVNYKMQMNFRRMFNDRKHHKRSKRGASNKEAKENVKQNHVSFHDFQQNGTTKQLTNGTESSSNHSRKKSYRKRHTHNSLNKYRKLEIDYINNVLNETAEECQQNPNEINVVGPSDDWDDGLTFTAKSSPDSDRANNNSLIAHIQNLPGFDASKARIVVQHYAPRADDYPDTDLESPEQAIGPTAAELILPWRRDRSYQSIVAEHPIPEEDRNLSRESDGERRVATPTATESQLPWKRQGDECTDAVQQNEFPAWASNKEYLAYNSPSATFLGGINKPKQPKSVIGLFRRESSSSKAGSVGIGSTGAMDSAATGSDTMMVPMSSQPPNTPSSSMHNPRLDKRSQSISSSSLGAGAHQLGPEGHSGPFPITASHRRNVRRGSMLELSGLIATGRRPSRILQFSTGATNSLGSAMITSPSPPPPTTSTTTTTKPTSTSTTKNNTTNNSTDTTSASATNSTPTSPKSEDNATYTSHTKDTIPEESSYQHGHSKSLCEPADSDEWEGAPLSTAGGANSELLMRMSGREPLLPRPSNTPRAQIRRMNAGAVGGAGVSQAGRKNQVTKALLDYEDSETDSDENDDDEDEDFDSYDDENIVVTTFTTPASGRRSGSSPGSGSEANTATTTTTSIRLTRNNDESII; this comes from the exons ATGAGCATCCGCACGGAGCAGGATTACGACAGTGCCACTCCGGCGCTGCAACAGCAAATGAATTTGGCCCGAAGAGCCTGCTGGAGGATCAAATCCTCCAGCTCGGAATCCCTCTTCAAAAATATAGTTTCTGCaaaaacagatacagatacagtaccaccaccaccatcaaaagataaaaacaaaacgagaaTAGAGCCACAGACAGCGCCCGCGAAACGCAACACATCCTCCAACTGGCGGGATATGTTCAGCAAGAGGATGCTGCTTATTTGCGCCCTAGTCCTGATCCTTGGAATTTCCCAGGCCCAGGCCCGGCCCAACACGATTGCTGTGGGAGTAGCTCCGGGAAAGGTCAGCCAAGATATTCTAAATCCGGTCACCCAGCTAAAT CTGCGCCAGTCGACGCCCGTGGATGCGGTAGATGTGAGCCTGGATCCAACGCCATCGGTGAGGTTGCCACGTGCCGAGCCATTGAAATCCGGTGACCAGGATGCCGGCGAGAGCCACAAAATGGAGCGGTATCCCCTCTCCAGTGTGGACTTTGCTCGGGTAAAGACGCCGTTCATCATCGGAATCTGGATCCTGTCGGCTAGTATAGCTAAAATCG GTTTCCATATGACGCCCAAGCTGCATCTAATATTTCCGGAATCGTGCCTCCTAATTGTCGTGGGCGTGGTAATTGGCGTGGTGCTCTATTTCTGCACCGATGTTGCCGTCTCCCCGCTGACTCCCAATACCTTCTTCTTCTACATGCTGCCACCGATTATCCTGGACGCAGGCTACTTTATGCCCAATAGATTGTTCTTCGACAACCTGGGCACCATCCTGCTGATGGCGGTGGTCGGAACCATCTTCAACATAGCCACCATCG GTGGCTCGTTGTACGCCTGCGGAAAGATGGGAATTTACGGGGAAAGCGAGACTCCGGGTCTAATGGACGTGTTTCTATTTGCCTCACTGATATCTGCTGTGGATCCGGTGGCCGTTTTGGCCGTATTCGAGGAGATACATGTGAATGAGATCCTGTATATTGTCGTCTTTGGCGAGTCCTTGCTGAACGATGCTGTCACG GTTGTGATGTACCACATGATGGAGTCCTACAATGAGATAGGCTTAGACAAAATCATCGCCCAGGACATCGCCAGCGGCGTGGGTTCCTTTTTTGTGGTTGCACTGGGTGGCACTGCCATAG GCATCATCTGGGGCTTTCTCACTGGCTTAGTAACCCGATTCACCGATCACGTGCGTGTCATAGAAcccattttcatatttgtgaTGGCGTACTTGGCGTATCTTAATGCGGAAATATTCCACATGAGCGGCATTTTAGC CATCACTTTCTGTGGTATCACAATGAAAAACTATGTGGAATCGAATATTTCACAAAAGTCGCATACGACTGTTAAATATGCCTTAAAGATGTTATCCAGTTCGGCGGAGACCATTATATTTATGTTCCTAGGCGTGGCCACTGTGAACAACATGCACGTATGGAATACGTGGTTTGTGGTATTGACCATTGCCTTCTGTTCAGTTTTTCGTGTAATTG GTGTCATTTTGCTATCGGCCCTTGCCAATCGCTTCCGTCTGCACAAATTGTCCCGGGTGGATCAGTTTGTGATGTCGTACGGAGGATTGCGTGGTGCAGTGGCCTTTGCCCTAGTACTGTTAGTGGACGAGAATGTGGTCAAGCAGAAGAACATGTTTGTTACCACAACGATAGCTGTGATTTACTTTACTGTCTTCCTGCAAGGAATCACTATTAAGCCGCTGGTGAAAATCCTTAATGTGAAGCGCGCTAATAAACGCAAGCCAACCATGAACGAGCGAATTCATGAAAGG TTCATGGATCACTTGATGGCTGGAATTGAGGATATAGTGGGCAAAACGGGCAACTACAATGTGCGGGATAAGTTCAAGCGTTTCGACAATCGCTTCATTCGTCCGCTGCTGATCAGAGATCTTAAG GGAGCTGAGCCAAAGATCATCGAGACGTACTCCAAACTGACAATGCGCGATGCCATGGAAGTCATGAGGCGAAATCCATCCACTATTGGCCAGATGACGGGAACCGAGTCTATGAGCGCCCTTTTCCGGAATTATACCAATAACTATATTGGCGGCAG TCCCAGTCTAACAAATCTAGACAATACTTGCTCACGTAATCTGGACATGGCTGAGCTGGATTATAATCCCTCTAAGAAGGATCTGACCGATGCCAGGATACATCATCTTTTGGCCGAAGAACTGAAGCCTTATAGAAGG GCCTCAATACAAATG CACCGTCGTCTTAGTTATAGCCGACACGCAGTAGATGACAGAGACTTGTCCACTCAG GTCAATTACAAGATGCAAATGAACTTCAGGCGCATGTTTAATGATCGAAAACATCACAAACGCAGCAAACGTGGTGCCAGCAACAAG GAGGCCAAGGAGAACGTTAAGCAGAATCACGTCTCTTTCCATGACTTTCAACAAAACGGCACCACTAAGCAGCTGACCAATGGTACGGAATCGAGTTCAAACCATTCACGAAAAAAATCGTACAGAAAAAGACATACTCACAATTCACTTAACAAATATCGTAAATTAGAAATAG ACTATATTAACAATGTGCTTAATGAAACAGCAGAAGAGTGCCAACAGAATCCCAACGAGATCAATGTTGTTGGCCCGAGCGACGATTGGGATGATGGCCTGACGTTCACCGCCAAATCATCAC CTGACTCGGACCGTGCCAATAACAATTCCCTGATAGCCCACATCCAAAACCTGCCGGGTTTCGATGCCTCCAAGGCCCGTATCGTCGTCCAGCACTATGCGCCCAGGGCCGACGACTATCCGGACACAGATCTAGAGTCCCCGGAACAGGCCATTGGGCCCACGGCCGCCGAATTGATATTGCCGTGGCGGCGGGATCGTTCATACCAGAGCATTG TGGCCGAACATCCCATTCCCGAGGAGGATCGTAATCTGTCCCGCGAATCCGACGGAGAAAGGCgtgtggccacgcccaccgccacGGAATCCCAGTTGCCTTGGAAACGGCAGGGTGACGAATGCAcggatgcagtgcagcagaACGAGTTCCCCGCTTGGGCCTCCAACAAGGAGTACTTGGCCTACAATTCCCCCAGTGCAACATTCCTAG GTGGTATAAACAAGCCTAAACAGCCAAAGTCCGTCATAGGTCTCTTCCGACGTGAGAGTTCTAGCTCGAAGGCCGGGAGCGTTGGCATCGGCAGCACAGGAGCCATGGACTCTGCCGCCACTGGCTCCGACACGATGATGGTGCCCATGTCCAGCCAGCCGCCCAACACTCCATCGTCGTCCATGCACAATCCGCGGCTGGACAAGCGCTCCCAGTCGATTTCGTCCAGTTCTCTGGGCGCTGGAGCGCATCAGCTAGGTCCGGAGGGTCATTCCGGCCCATTTCCGATTACGGCCAGTCACCGGCGGAACGTACGCAGGGGCTCCATGCTTGAGCTAAGCGG ACTCATTGCAACTGGACGAAGGCCCAGTAGAATTTTGCAATTTAGTACGGGAGCAACTAATTCACTAGGGTCAGCCATGATTACAAGCCCTTCTCCTCCACCTCCTACTActtcaacaacaacaactacaaaacCTACAAGCACATCAACAACCAAGaacaacaccaccaacaattCAACAGATACAACATCAGCAAGCGCGACGAACTCGACGCCAACCTCTCCGAAATCGGAGGACAACGCTACATATACGTCCCATACAAA AGACACAATACCAGAGGAGTCGTCGTACCAGCATGGACACTCCAAGTCCTTGTGTGAGCCGGCGGACTCGGATGAATGGGAGGGAGCACCATTGTCCACAGCTGGTGGAGCGAACAGTGAGCTTTTAATGCGAATGAGCGGCAGGGAACCgctcctgccacgcccatccaACACGCCTCGTGCCCAGATCCGTCGCATGAACGCCGGTGCGGTGGGCGGGGCTGGCGTGAGTCAAGCGGGCCGGAAAAACCAGGTGACCAAGGCGCTGTTGGACTACGAGGATTCCGAAACCGACTCCGATGagaatgatgatgatgaggacgaggacTTTGATTCCTACGATGACGAAAACATTGTGGTCACCACTTTTACAACACCGGCCTCGGGCAGAAGATCGGGATCTAGTCCAGGATCCGGATCAGAAGCCAACACCGCCACTACCACCACGACTAGCATTAGGCTTACCCGCAACAACGACGAAAGCATCATTTGA